One Thermus sp. CCB_US3_UF1 DNA window includes the following coding sequences:
- a CDS encoding TRAP transporter substrate-binding protein, whose protein sequence is MKRRDFLKKAGIGVAASAAFGPVFAQAQPTVRWRLASSFPKSLDTIYGAAEVLAERVSELTGGRFQIRPYQAGELVPGLQVMDAVQQGTVEMGHTASYYYVGKAQVLAFDTAVPFGLTARQQNAWMYHGGGIELFRPIFADFGIIQFPGGNTGVQMGGWFRKEIKTVADLKGLKMRIPGPGGQVMSRLGVVPQVIAGGDIYPALERGVVDAAEWVGPYDDEKLGFYKVAKYYYYPGWHEPGPMLSFYVNLREWQKLPKDYQQAIEVAAAEANLWMMAKYDRLNAPALQRLIKAGVRLRKWPAEVMKAAQKAALDWYEEEAAKDATYRKVYTAWKAFREEQYRWFGVAELGYEGFAFPAS, encoded by the coding sequence ATGAAGCGGCGTGACTTCTTGAAGAAGGCAGGTATCGGCGTGGCGGCCAGCGCGGCCTTTGGCCCGGTTTTCGCCCAGGCCCAGCCCACGGTGCGCTGGCGCCTGGCCTCCAGCTTCCCCAAGAGCCTGGACACCATCTACGGGGCGGCGGAGGTGTTGGCGGAGCGGGTTTCTGAGCTCACTGGGGGGCGCTTCCAGATCCGCCCCTACCAGGCGGGGGAGCTGGTGCCCGGCCTGCAGGTGATGGACGCGGTGCAGCAGGGCACGGTGGAGATGGGCCACACCGCCAGCTACTACTATGTGGGCAAGGCCCAGGTCCTGGCCTTTGACACCGCGGTGCCCTTCGGCCTCACCGCCCGACAGCAGAACGCCTGGATGTACCACGGGGGCGGGATTGAGCTCTTCCGCCCCATCTTCGCCGACTTCGGCATCATCCAGTTCCCCGGGGGCAACACCGGGGTGCAGATGGGGGGCTGGTTCCGCAAGGAGATCAAGACCGTGGCCGACCTCAAGGGCCTGAAGATGCGCATCCCCGGTCCCGGCGGCCAGGTGATGAGCCGGCTGGGGGTGGTGCCCCAGGTCATCGCAGGGGGCGACATCTACCCGGCCCTGGAGCGCGGCGTGGTGGACGCCGCCGAGTGGGTGGGGCCCTACGACGACGAGAAGCTCGGCTTCTACAAGGTGGCCAAGTACTACTACTACCCCGGCTGGCACGAGCCCGGGCCCATGCTCTCCTTCTACGTGAACCTGCGCGAGTGGCAGAAGCTCCCCAAGGACTACCAGCAGGCCATTGAGGTGGCGGCAGCCGAGGCCAACCTCTGGATGATGGCCAAGTACGACCGCCTGAACGCCCCCGCCCTGCAGCGCCTCATCAAGGCCGGGGTGCGCCTGCGCAAGTGGCCCGCCGAGGTGATGAAGGCCGCGCAGAAGGCCGCTTTGGACTGGTACGAGGAGGAGGCGGCCAAGGACGCCACCTACCGCAAGGTCTACACCGCCTGGAAGGCCTTCCGCGAGGAGCAGTACCGCTGGTTCGGGGTGGCGGAGCTGGGGTACGAGGGCTTCGCCTTCCCCGCCTCCTAA
- a CDS encoding TRAP transporter large permease subunit: MSLESLMPPLMFLALIVFLLSGYPVAFSLGAVGIVFGFLGIALDIFPAPLLRAMPDRIFGIMSNQLLLAIPFFTFMGIILEKSGLAEDLLDTMGKLFGPLRGGLALSVVFVGAILAATTGVVAASVMAMGLISLPIMLKYGYNPRFASGVILGSATLAQIIPPSVVLIVLSDQLGVSVGDMYQAALIPAGLTVAFYFLYVVYVALFRPRWAPALPLEARPDAGKETGAAFALLSYLLVGVGAYAVGRFLPAWAEWLEILLALGLWTLILLPWIRKNPLLRKALLSMVPPLVLIFLVLGTVLIGLATPTEAGAMGVVGALILAALNRRLSFPVLYGAMEGTARLTAFVIFILIGSTLFSLVFRGVDGDLWVEGFLTGLPGGEVGFILFVMVLVFLLGFFIDFFEIAFIALPLLAIGADALGIDKLWFGLLVGVNLQTSFLTPPFGFALFYLRNVAPASVRTGDIYLGGVPFIGLQLLVLLLTYLLREPILRFVHGAGG, encoded by the coding sequence ATGAGCCTGGAAAGCCTCATGCCCCCCCTGATGTTCCTGGCCCTCATCGTCTTCCTCCTCTCCGGCTACCCCGTGGCCTTCTCCTTGGGGGCGGTGGGCATCGTCTTCGGTTTCCTGGGCATCGCCCTGGACATCTTCCCCGCACCCCTCCTCCGGGCCATGCCCGACCGGATTTTCGGCATCATGTCCAACCAGCTCCTCCTGGCCATCCCCTTCTTCACCTTCATGGGCATCATCCTGGAGAAAAGCGGCCTGGCCGAGGACCTCCTGGACACCATGGGCAAGCTCTTTGGGCCCCTAAGGGGAGGCCTAGCCCTTAGCGTGGTCTTCGTGGGGGCCATCCTGGCCGCCACCACCGGGGTGGTGGCCGCGAGCGTGATGGCCATGGGGCTCATCTCCCTGCCCATCATGCTGAAGTACGGCTATAACCCCCGCTTCGCCAGCGGGGTGATCCTGGGCTCGGCCACCCTGGCCCAGATCATCCCCCCCAGCGTGGTCCTCATCGTCCTCTCGGACCAGCTGGGGGTGAGCGTGGGGGACATGTACCAGGCCGCCCTGATCCCCGCGGGCCTCACCGTGGCCTTCTACTTCCTTTACGTGGTCTACGTGGCCCTCTTCCGGCCCCGGTGGGCTCCGGCCTTGCCCCTCGAGGCCCGGCCCGATGCCGGCAAGGAAACCGGGGCGGCCTTCGCCCTCCTCTCCTACCTCCTGGTGGGGGTAGGGGCCTATGCGGTGGGCCGTTTCCTCCCGGCCTGGGCGGAGTGGCTGGAGATCCTTCTGGCCCTGGGCCTTTGGACCCTCATCCTCCTTCCCTGGATCCGCAAGAACCCCCTTCTTAGGAAGGCCCTCCTCTCCATGGTCCCCCCTCTGGTCCTCATCTTCCTGGTCCTGGGCACAGTGCTCATCGGCCTGGCCACCCCCACGGAGGCCGGGGCCATGGGGGTGGTGGGGGCCCTTATCCTGGCCGCCCTGAACCGCCGGCTTTCCTTCCCCGTCCTCTACGGGGCCATGGAGGGGACGGCCAGGCTCACCGCCTTCGTCATCTTCATCCTCATCGGCTCCACCCTGTTCAGCCTGGTCTTCCGCGGGGTGGATGGGGACCTGTGGGTGGAGGGCTTCCTCACCGGCCTGCCTGGCGGGGAGGTGGGCTTCATCCTCTTCGTCATGGTGCTGGTCTTCCTCCTGGGCTTCTTCATCGACTTTTTTGAGATCGCCTTCATCGCCCTGCCCCTCCTCGCCATCGGGGCCGATGCCTTGGGGATCGATAAGCTCTGGTTCGGGCTCCTCGTGGGGGTAAACCTTCAGACTTCTTTCCTCACCCCGCCCTTTGGCTTCGCCCTCTTCTACCTCAGGAACGTGGCCCCAGCCAGTGTGCGCACGGGGGACATTTACCTGGGCGGCGTGCCCTTCATCGGCCTGCAGCTTCTGGTCCTCCTCCTCACCTACCTCCTGCGGGAGCCCATCCTGCGCTTCGTCCACGGGGCAGGGGGCTAG
- a CDS encoding TRAP transporter small permease subunit: MRFLLGLSRAIDTLTEGVGRAVVWLVLLVALLSAGNAIMRYGFSYSSNAYLEAQWYMFSLIFLLGGAYALKHNAHVRIDLVFGRLSRRTQAWIDLVGTVLFLLPMALGVIYLAWPWAMNSFWGKEMSPDVGGLPRWPIKLALPLGFALLALQGLSELIKRIAFLTGHLQLKEEREEVVE; this comes from the coding sequence ATGCGCTTTCTCCTGGGTCTATCCCGCGCCATAGACACCCTGACCGAGGGGGTAGGGCGGGCGGTGGTCTGGCTGGTGCTCCTGGTGGCCCTGCTCTCCGCGGGCAACGCCATCATGCGCTACGGCTTCAGCTATAGCTCCAACGCCTACCTCGAGGCCCAGTGGTACATGTTCAGCCTCATCTTCCTCCTGGGCGGGGCCTACGCCCTCAAGCACAACGCCCACGTGCGCATCGACCTGGTCTTTGGCCGCTTGTCCCGGCGCACCCAGGCCTGGATCGATCTGGTGGGCACGGTGCTCTTCCTCCTGCCCATGGCCCTGGGCGTCATCTACCTGGCCTGGCCCTGGGCCATGAACTCCTTTTGGGGCAAGGAGATGTCCCCGGACGTGGGCGGGCTTCCCCGGTGGCCCATCAAGCTGGCTCTGCCCTTGGGCTTTGCCCTCCTGGCCCTCCAGGGCCTTTCCGAACTCATCAAGCGCATCGCTTTCCTGACGGGCCACCTCCAGCTTAAGGAGGAGCGGGAGGAGGTGGTGGAATGA
- a CDS encoding MFS transporter, with translation MRHGPGWFLSLSAYWFATSLKWFLVLLVLLPAKVAEVSPPEEKATRLGFLFGLGAVMAILGPPIMGYLSDRLGRRRPFLLLGSLLTALALLLLAHAPSYGVLLLAYLLLQLADDLATGPYSALIPDLVPKGERGTASGYMGVLQVSGQVLGGVVGFLLPLHPQAYLAALVNLLGAFWSLKLVPERLPTRSERPFLKAMAAPWRDRDFLLVYLTRFLVMLGFYLAQTYLQYYLGDVVQTFQAWGRSLTEEPFQAVALLGLLISLGAGLSSVPAGRASDRMGRKPLIYLSGAGLGLLMPFLLLFPRYDLLLFLSLFFGLFYGVYLAVDWALVSDILKEPEAHATQMGLWQTSIVVPQVLAGAFGRPLDLLNAQAPGLGYLVLFGLAGGFFLLGAFLVAPIRRAR, from the coding sequence ATGCGCCACGGACCGGGCTGGTTCCTTTCCCTTTCCGCCTACTGGTTCGCCACCAGCCTCAAGTGGTTCCTGGTCCTCCTGGTCCTCCTGCCCGCCAAGGTGGCCGAGGTTTCCCCCCCGGAGGAAAAGGCCACCCGGCTGGGCTTCCTCTTCGGCCTGGGGGCGGTGATGGCCATCCTCGGCCCCCCCATCATGGGCTACCTCTCGGACCGCCTGGGGCGGAGAAGGCCCTTCCTCCTCCTGGGAAGCCTCCTCACCGCCTTGGCCCTCCTCCTTTTGGCCCACGCCCCCAGCTACGGGGTCCTCCTCCTGGCCTACCTCCTCCTGCAGCTGGCGGACGACCTGGCCACCGGCCCCTACTCCGCCCTCATCCCCGACCTGGTGCCCAAGGGGGAGCGGGGCACGGCCTCGGGGTACATGGGGGTCTTGCAGGTATCGGGCCAGGTCCTGGGGGGGGTGGTGGGGTTCCTGCTGCCCCTCCACCCCCAGGCCTACCTGGCCGCCCTGGTGAACCTCCTGGGGGCCTTCTGGAGCCTGAAGCTGGTACCCGAGCGGCTTCCTACGCGTTCGGAGCGCCCTTTCCTAAAGGCCATGGCCGCCCCCTGGCGCGACCGGGACTTCCTCCTCGTCTACCTCACCCGCTTCCTGGTGATGCTGGGCTTCTACCTGGCCCAGACCTACCTGCAGTACTACCTGGGGGACGTGGTCCAGACCTTCCAGGCCTGGGGCCGTTCCCTGACGGAAGAGCCCTTCCAGGCCGTGGCCCTTCTCGGCCTCCTCATCTCCTTGGGGGCTGGGCTTTCCAGCGTCCCCGCGGGGCGGGCCTCGGACCGGATGGGGCGCAAGCCCCTCATCTACCTCTCGGGGGCGGGGCTTGGCCTCCTCATGCCCTTCCTCCTCCTCTTCCCCCGGTACGACCTCCTCCTTTTCCTTTCCCTCTTCTTCGGCCTCTTCTACGGCGTTTACCTGGCGGTGGACTGGGCCTTGGTTTCCGACATCCTTAAGGAGCCCGAGGCCCACGCCACCCAGATGGGCCTCTGGCAGACCTCCATCGTGGTGCCCCAGGTGCTGGCCGGGGCCTTTGGCCGGCCCCTAGACCTCCTGAACGCCCAAGCCCCCGGCCTGGGCTACCTGGTCCTCTTCGGGCTCGCGGGGGGCTTTTTCCTCCTCGGGGCCTTTCTGGTGGCCCCCATCCGCCGGGCCCGCTAG